The following proteins are encoded in a genomic region of Salminus brasiliensis chromosome 17, fSalBra1.hap2, whole genome shotgun sequence:
- the LOC140537798 gene encoding mucin-5B-like — MNELGSTNYYKLFNLQDLVQDLVQDLIQDLIQDLAQEDLIKDLIQDLAQEDLIQDLVQDLIQDLAQKEPHTGPHTGPRTHLAYVPPITTFPSVSRVSPAHNERVCSTWGNYHFKTFDGDIFQVPSTCNYILTSQCSSSYEDFNIQMRRQVVDGHPTITKITMKLEGTAVELTNNSVSVDDQEVTLPYSHSGVLIEKNPSYIKVTAKLGLTAWWNGEDALMIELDDKYKNQTCGLCGDFNGVQLYNEFIKNGVEISSSDYGHFAKMDSPTESCNALPTPSDDTCAILTTVCEQLLSAPPFSSCKDLVSLDFFIKACEEDMCQCSSNSSSFCLCSTLSEFSRQCVHAGGKPGQWRTDQFCPKMCPEKNMVHQECGNPCINTCSNPDRGHVCENHCIDGCFCPAGYVLDDLTGKGCIPQEKCSCTHNGKVYQPGQSFTSNCKECTCTSNQWSCKENDCPGICSVEGGSHITTFDGKTYNFHGDCTYVLAKQTNGTEFTVVGDLVRCGLTDTETCLKAVTLALSGGNTVFSIQPDGKVFINRIFSQLPLSTAGVNIFKPTTFYIIVQTSFGLQMEIQLVPIMQVYITVDVTHKQKLLGLCGNFNDIQSDDFTTMSGACEGTGVGFANSWRTRANCPEVKNSFENPCSLSLENEKYAQHWCSLLTASEGVFAPCHSEISPDIYQKNCMYDTCNCEKSESCMCAALSSYVHACAAKGIYLNGWRSEVCTKYTTCPSTMVYSYDVQNSTQSCRCHSDPDFTCAVTFEPVDGCVCAAGTYLDEGGKCVPPTKCSCYYKGLVIPPGEVMSRDGAMCTCKNGQLSCIGHSTDQPSCSSPMVFFNCSSTAPGSTGSECQKSCNNLDMACISTECVSGCVCPSGLVYDGKGGCIKEEECPCVHNGVLHQPGESINVDCNTCTCKDRKWQCTSNPCYGTCTAYGDGHYITFDGKRYTFDGDCEYTLVRDHCGHTNVSATFRVITENIPCGTTGTTCSKAIKLFLGRNELILTDGSYQVVQRDQGEEIPYQIRVMGIYLVIEANNGLILMWDRKTSIFIKLSPEYKGAVCGLCGNYDGNAKNDFTLRNQGVVNNALDFGNSWKDSSSCPSAESIKNPCSYNPYRQAWAEKQCSIIKSDVFKACHSQVDPAPYYDACVWDSCACDTGGDCECFCTAVAAYAEACNEGGDCVAWRTPNTCPLFCDYYNPPDECEWHYKPCGSPCMKTCRNPSGTCSDQIPPLEGCYPKCPAEQPYFDEDKMKCVDNCGCYDNEGKHYSEGEKVPTTENCQTCSNNINIHSNNCV, encoded by the exons ATGAATGAATTAGGGTCCActaactactacaaattatttaatttacagGACCTCGTACAGGACCTCGTACAGGACCTCATACAGGACCTCATACAGGACCTCGCACAGGAGGACCTCATAAAGGACCTCATACAGGACCTCGCACAGGAGGACCTCATACAGGACCTCGTACAGGACCTCATACAGGACCTCGCACAGAAGGAACCTCATACAGGACCTCATACAGGACCTC gaacccacctagcctatgttccacccat AACCACCTTTCCTTCAGTGAGCC GCGTGAGCCCTGCTCATAATGAACGAGTCTGCAGCACATGGGGAAACTACCACTTCAAGACCTTCGATGGAGACATCTTCCAAGTGCCCTCCACCTGCAactacatcctgacctcacagtgcagcagcagctacGAGGACTTCAACATCCAGATGAGGCGGCAGGTGGTGGACGGCCATCCCACCATCACCAAGATCACCATGAAGCTGGAGGGCACGGCGGTGGAGCTGACCAACAACTCCGTCAGCGTGGACGACCAGGA GGTGACTCTGCCGTACAGCCACTCCGGAGTCCTCATTGAGAAAAACCCCTCTTACATCAAAGTTACAGCCAAGCTGGGACTCACGGCCTGGTGGAACGGGGAGGATGCTCTCATG ATTGAACTTGACGACAAGTACAAAAACCAGACTTGTGGACTGTGCGGTGACTTTAACGGAGTCCAGCTCTACAACGAGTTCATCAAAAACG GTGTTGAGATTTCTTCATCTGACTATGGACATTTTGCCAAGATGGATTCTCCAACAGAGAGCTGCAATGCTTTACCCACTCCATCAGACGACACGTGTGCCATACTG ACGACAGTGTGTGAGCAGCTGCTCTCTGCACCACCCTTCAGCAGCTGCAAGGACCTGGTGTCCCTCGACTTCTTCATCAAAGCCTGCGAGGAGGACATGTGCCAGTGCAGCAGCAACTCCAGCTCGTTCTGCCTGTGCAGCACCCTCTCAGAGTTCTCCCGCCAGTGTGTGCACGCCGGAGGGAAACCTGGCCAGTGGAGGACTGACCAGTTCTGCC CTAAAATGTGCCCTGAGAAGAACATGGTGCACCAGGAGTGCGGGAACCCCTGCATCAACACCTGCTCCAACCCTGACAGAGGCCATGTCTGTGAGAACCACTGCATCGATGGGTGCTTCTGCCCAGCAG GTTATGTGCTTGACGACCTCACCGGTAAAGGCTGCATTCCACAGGAAAAGTGCTCCTGCACCCACAATGGAAAGGTCTATCAGCCTGGCCAGTCCTTCACCAGCAACTGTAAAGAATG CACATGCACCTCTAATCAGTGGAGCTGTAAAGAGAATGACTGTCCTGGGATCTGCTCTGTGGAGGGAGGCTCTCATATCACCACATTTGATGGAAAGACATACAATTTCCATGGTGACTGTACGTACGTCCTCGCTAAG CAAACCAATGGCACTGAGTTCACGGTTGTAGGAGACCTGGTGAGGTGTGGTCTGACTGATACGGAGACCTGCCTGAAGGCAGTCACCCTGGCCCTGTCTGGAGGAAACACT GTCTTCAGCATCCAGCCTGACGGAAAAGTCTTCATCAACAGAATCTTCTCTCAGCTGCCTCTCTCAACAG CGGGAGTCAACATTTTCAAGCCGACCACCTTTTACATCATCGTCCAGACTTCTTTTGGACTTCAGATGGAGATCCAGCTTGTGCCGATTATGCAGGTCTACATAACCGTGGATGTGACTCACAAGCAGAAACTACTTG gccTGTGTGGAAACTTCAACGACATCCAGAGTGATGATTTCACCACCATGAGTGGGGCCTGCGAGGGTACTGGTGTAGGTTTCGCCAACAGCTGGAGAACCAGAGCTAACTGCCctgaagtgaagaacagcttTGAGAACCCATGCAGTCTTAGCCTGGAAAACG AGAAATACGCTCAGCACTGGTGCTCCCTGCTGACAGCCTCTGAGGGTGTGTTTGCTCCATGCCACAGTGAGATCAGCCCTGATATCTACCAAAAG aACTGCATGTATGACACCTGTAACTGTGAGAAAAGTGAGAGCTGCATGTGTGCAGCACTTTCCTCCTATGTGCACGCTTGTGCTGCCAAAGGGATCTATCTCAACGGCTGGAGGAGCGAAGTCTGCA CGAAATATACCACCTGCCCCAGCACCATGGTCTACTCCTACGATGTTCAGAACAGTACCCAGTCTTGTCGCTGCCACAGTGACCCAGACTTCACCTGTGCCGTCACCTTTGAGCCGGTGGACGGATGCGTCTGCGCTGCGGGAACGTATCTTGATGAAGGCGGAAAGTGTGTCCCACCCACTAAATGTTCCTGCTACTATAAGGGATTGGTGATTCCTCCTGGAGAGGTCATGAGCAGAGACGGTGCCATGTG CACCTGTAAGAACGGCCAACTCAGCTGCATCGGACATTCCACAGACCAACCAT CTTGCTCCTCACCGATGGTGTTCTTCAACTGCTCCAGCACTGCCCCAGGATCTACAGGCTCTGAGTGCCAGAAGAGCTGCAACAATCTGGACATGGCCTGC ATCAGTACTGAGTGTGTCTCAGGCTGTGTGTGCCCCTCGGGTCTCGTGTACGATGGGAAAGGAGGCTGCATTAAGGAGGAAGAGTGCCCTTGCGTCCACAACGGTGTTCTTCACCAACCTGGAGAGTCCATCAATGTCGACTGCAATACCTG CACATGCAAGGACAGGAAATGGCAGTGCACCTCAAACCCGTGCTATGGAACCTGTACAGCTTATGGTGACGGACATTATATCACATTCGATGGGAAAAGATACACCTTTGATGGAGACTGTGAATACACTCTTGTCAGA GATCACTGTGGTCATACCAATGTCAGCGCCACCTTCAGAGTCATCACTGAAAACATTCCCTGTGGAACCACCGGCACAACCTGCTCCAAGGCTATCAAGCTCTTTCTCGGG AGGAATGAGCTCATACTGACAGATGGAAGCTATCAGGTTGTCCAAAGAGATCAGGGAGAGGAAATTCCCTATCAGATCCGGGTAATGGGAATCTACTTGGTGATTGAGGCTAACAACGGCCTAATTCTCATGTGGGACCGGAAGACGAGCATATTCATCAAGCTTAGTCCAGAATACAAG GGTGCTGTCTGTGGTCTGTGTGGAAATTATGATGGCAATGCAAAGAATGACTTCACCTTAAGGAACCAAGGAGTGGTGAACAATGCCCTGGACTTTGGAAACAGCTGGAAGGATTCCTCCAGCTGCCCAAGTGCAGAGAGCATCAAAAATCCCTGTTCCTATAACCCCTACAGGCAAGCCTGGGCTGAGAAACAGTGCAGCATCATCAAGAGTGATGTTTTTAAAGCCTGTCACTCACAA GTGGATCCAGCTCCGTATTACGATGCTTGTGTGTGGGATTCATGTGCTTGTGATACTGGTGGAGATTGCGAGTGTTTCTGCACTGCTGTCGCAGCTTATGCTGAGGCCTGTAATGAGGGTGGAGACTGTGTGGCGTGGAGAACTCCTAATACCTGCC